ttcattctttttcaatttttggatttcaatttatcaactaCTACACCTAACAACAATGTCGAAAAATATTCCAAATCAAGCTGACGTAGTTGATGCTAAAATTTCCGATACTGATAGACAACAATATGAGGAACttcttttgaaatattatgaagaaaataataccAAACCACATTGGGAATTTTCTATTGTCCCTGGGATTTTCAAACAATCATTACCAGAAACTGATGCTACTAAATTTGATACAATTAAAGAACATTTTGGGGTAATTTGCGGTTGGGATGAAGTCATTGCccaattgaatgaattgaaCAGTCAAGTAGACTCTAatgaaattcaatataaattgCTTTTTTTGGCAAGACATGGTCAAGGATTCCATAATGTTAAACATAATGAAAACCCTCAACTTTGGGATGATTATTGGTCTCATTTAAATACTGATGGTAAAATTGTTTGGGGTCCTGATCCTGAATTGACTGAATTAGGAATTGAACAAGCTAAAGATAACAATATTGCTTGGactaaagaaattgaaaataatatcaataagaataagaatTTGATCATTCCAACAAAATTCTTCACATCACCATTTAGAAGATCGGTTGATACTTTGATTAACACTTGGgataatataattgatttaaaagaaattaaaccTTTAATTCAAGAATATTGGCGTGAAACAATTGGTGATCACACTTGTGATAAACGTTCAACAAGATCAATAATTGCCGAAAAGTATGAATCATTAGGTTTCATAATTGAACCTGgttttgaagaagaagataattATTGGAAACCAGATTGGCGTGAATCAGTAGCTGAACAGGCAATTAGACAAAATAAAGGATTACAACAACTTTTCAATGAAAATCATAAGGATCAAATTGTTAGTATTACTAGTCATAGTGGATCAATCCGTACTCAATTGTTGGTGTTAGGACATCGTCCATTTGCTATTGGAACTGGAGGTATGATCCCTGTGTTTGTCAAAGGTGTTAAAGTTGCCCCAAAATAAGAATTATAGATAGATGAATTGATATAGAAAGAAACAATATGTATACTAAAAATACATAGatagatatatataagtgaattgtttaaaatagaattatttactgatttattaaattttgattcCAAGATTACTGTATTTGTTGACACCATTGAATAATCCTCTTGTCGACAATGCTGGTAAACGAT
The sequence above is a segment of the Candida albicans SC5314 chromosome 3, complete sequence genome. Coding sequences within it:
- a CDS encoding putative phosphomutase (Putative phosphomutase-like protein; protein present in exponential and stationary growth phase yeast; Hap43-repressed; Spider biofilm repressed); this translates as MSKNIPNQADVVDAKISDTDRQQYEELLLKYYEENNTKPHWEFSIVPGIFKQSLPETDATKFDTIKEHFGVICGWDEVIAQLNELNSQVDSNEIQYKLLFLARHGQGFHNVKHNENPQLWDDYWSHLNTDGKIVWGPDPELTELGIEQAKDNNIAWTKEIENNINKNKNLIIPTKFFTSPFRRSVDTLINTWDNIIDLKEIKPLIQEYWRETIGDHTCDKRSTRSIIAEKYESLGFIIEPGFEEEDNYWKPDWRESVAEQAIRQNKGLQQLFNENHKDQIVSITSHSGSIRTQLLVLGHRPFAIGTGGMIPVFVKGVKVAPK